Proteins encoded together in one Camelina sativa cultivar DH55 chromosome 9, Cs, whole genome shotgun sequence window:
- the LOC104715353 gene encoding uncharacterized protein LOC104715353, with protein sequence MILADFKGDLIHATIKKQQFNKRQRLIVFGDWRIIENFQLSRSTGKFRATKHQYRMTIMNSTIISRCDFVSNDFYLDLASFDNILADDGLNENILIDVVGQVVSSGEIKTSELNDKPQKEVRGHPSRYKTKCGQHVMRQMRVLNDVYLIFVGERTISNAFDMSLLLINAEDYPTVQDFVIKLPQDDLKITFGERNCDCLKPKHEVDDYINQFPRSSIPDLLEAQMEGKFKIYCSIYHIDMEFGWYYFTCVKCKGTCLRIKEMFIDPLVIDLAYARYKLVLDVMDSSGESKFILFDNNAIKIVNQTTTDVLGGQYDKIQDPTIVPPALQALVGKSFLFLASVETANIVNGKETYKNDPMDMISNEVQDQTNSNVIGTSVTTPSSKRKEDSNDDATTQSSTSKKQCLPSINQAIEEAKEKIQGEEEKIQGEEEKIQGEEDKIQGKEYARP encoded by the exons ATGATTCTGGCTGATTTTAAA GGAGACCTCATTCATGCTACTATTAAGAAGCAGCAATTCAACAAACGCCAAAGACttattgtttttggtgattGGCGAATTATCGAGAACTTTCAGCTGTCAAGATCAACAGGGAAGTTCCGGGCAACAAAGCATCAATACAGAATGACCATCATGAATTCCACCATCATAAGCCGATGTGATTTTGtttcaaatgatttttatttggatctAGCTTCTTTCGATAACATACTCGCTGATGATGGTTTGAATGAAAACATTCTAATTG ATGTTGTTGGACAGGTTGTTTCGTCTGGAGAAATAAAAACCTCAGAGCTTAATGACAAACCCCAAAAAGAGGTTAGAGGTCATCCTTCGAGATACAAG ACAAAATGTGGACAACATGTCATGAGGCAAATGAG GGTTCTTAATGATGTCTATCTAATATTTGTAGGAGAAAGAACCATTTCAAATGCCTTTGATATGTCGTTGCTGCTAATCAATGCTGAAGACTACCCTACTGTTCAAGATTTTGTCATCAA GCTTCCACAAGATGATTTGAAGATTACTTTCGGTGAAAGGAATTGTGATTGTCTAAAGCCTAAACATGAGGTTGATGATTACATCAACCAGTTCCCACGAAGTTCTATACCAGATCTTCTTGAAGCTCAGATG GAGGGGAAATTCAAAATCTATTGTAGTATCTACCACATCGATATGGAGTTTGGGTGGTATTACTTTACGTGTGTTAAGTGTAAGGGAACATGTTTGAGG ATCAAGGAAATGTTTATTGACCCTTTGGTTATTGATTTGGCCTATGCTAGGTATAAACTCGTGCTTGATGTCATGGATAGCTCTGGTGAGTCAAAGTTTATTCTTTTTGACAACAATGCTATCAAGATAGTCAATCAAACTACTACAGATGTACTTGGGGGTCAATATGATAAG ATTCAGGATCCTACTATTGTGCCACCTGCTTTGCAAGCTTTGGTTGGAAAGTCATTCTTATTCCTAGCTTCTGTTGAAACCGCTAACATTGTTAATGGTAAAGAGACTTATAAG AATGATCCTATGGATATGATCTCTAATGAAGTTCAG GATCAGACGAATAGCAATGTTATTGGGACATCTGTGACCACACCCTCATCGAAACGTAAAGAGGATTCGAATGATGATGCCACAACACAATCTTCAACATCAAAGAAGCAGTGTCTACCATCAATCAATCAGGCaatagaagaagcaaaggaaaaGATTCAAGGAGAGGAGGAAAAGATTCAAGGAGAGGAGGAAAAGATTCAAGGAGAGGAAGACAAGATTCAAGGAAAGGAATACGCGAGGCCTTAA
- the LOC104711176 gene encoding ATP-dependent zinc metalloprotease FTSH 7, chloroplastic, protein MTTTTTTFEFSQPRINYHYARFKFATCVSHNTLLYSKASSFFNHRCRVYPQNPNRFVSNSIPLPLEKKKKAVTVLRNQERFNLFDGFSRKTSRRVVVDCQEDDDQIEGSSESSEDEERSQSTPGKSGSSSKQGEDKVWWSSSKGKKKKWQWQPIIQAQGIGVLLLQLGVVMFVMRLLWPGIPLPGSEPRVQTTFVSVPYSEFLSKVNSNQVQKVEVDGVQVLFKLRDDGKWKESGSNRLSESSESLLRTVSPTKRVVYSTTRPGDIKTPYEKMLGNNVEFGSPEKRSGGFFNSGLIALFYIAVLAGLIRFPLSFSTNTTGQLRTRKSSGPDGGKVSGGGETITFADVAGVDEAKEELEEIVEFLRNPDKYVRLGARPPRGVLLVGLPGTGKTLLAKAVAGEAEVPFISCSASEFVELYVGMGASRVRDLFARAKKEAPSIIFIDEIDAVAKSRDGKFRVGNNDEREQTLNQLLTEMDGFDSNSAVIVLGATNRADVLDPALRRPGRFDRVVTVETPDKIGRESILRVHVSKKELPLGHDVNLGNIASMTTGFTGADLANLVNEAALLAGRQNKGTVEKIDFIQAVERSIAGIEKKSARLKGNEKAVVARHEAGHAVVGTAVANLLTGQPRVEKLSILPRTGGALGFTYIPPTSEDRYLLFIDELLGRLVTLLGGRAAEEVVYSGRISTGAFDDIRRATDMAYKAVAEYGLNQKIGPVSVATLSGGGIDDSGGSPWGRDQGKLVDLVQKEVTILLQSALDVALSVVRANPEVLEGLGAQLEEKEKVEGEELQKWLSMVVAPEELAVFVKGKQELLLPAQASSS, encoded by the exons ATGACTACCACTACTACAACATTCGAATTTTCTCAACCAAGAATCAACTACCACTACGCTAGGTTCAAATTCGCTACTTGTGTTAGTCATAATACTCTATTGTACTCGAAAGCTTCGAGCTTTTTCAACCATCGTTGTAGGGTTTATCCCCAGAACCCGAATCGCTTCGTCTCCAACTCAATCCCGCTTcctctggagaagaagaagaaagctgttACGGTGTTGAGAAATCAAGAAAGGTTTAATCTTTTTGATGGGTTTTCAAGGAAGACGAGCAGAAGAGTTGTTGTGGATTgtcaagaagatgatgatcagaTAGAGGGTTCGAGTGAGAGTAGTGAGGATGAAGAAAGAAGCCAGAGTACTCCGGGGAAGTCGGGTTCATCGTCGAAGCAAGGGGAAGATAAGGTGTGGTGGTCATCAtcaaaggggaagaagaagaagtggcaGTGGCAGCCTATAATCCAAGCTCAGGGGATTGGAGTTTTGTTGTTGCAATTGGGTGTTGTTATGTTTGTGATGCGATTGCTTTGGCCTGGGATACCTTTACCTGGCTCGGAGCCTCGAGTTCAGACGACTTTCGTGAGTGTGCCTTATAGTGAGTTCTTAAGTAAAGTTAACAGTAACCAGGTTCAGAAAGTGGAGGTTGATGGGGTTCAAGTTTTGTTTAAGTTAAGAGATGATGGAAAGTGGAAAGAGAGTGGAAGTAATAGGTTGTCAGAGTCGTCTGAATCGCTGCTTAGAACTGTGTCTCCCACGAAGAGAGTTGTGTATTCCACCACAAGACCTGGTGACATCAAAACACCATATGAGAAGATGCTTGGTAATAATGTGGAATTTGGATCTCCTGAGAAACGCTCTGGGGGCTTCTTCAACTCTGGATTG ATAGCTCTTTTCTACATAGCGGTGCTTGCAGGGCTTATTCGATTCCCTCTAAGCTTCTCCACG AATACAACTGGCCAGCTTAGGACCCGGAAGTCTAGTGGTCCGGATGGGGGAAAAGTCTCTGGTGGAGGTGAAACAATCACTTTTGCAGATGTTGCAGGTGTTGATGAAGCAAAGGAAGAGCTAGAAGAAATTGTG GAATTTCTTAGAAATCCTGACAAGTATGTCCGTCTAGGTGCACGTCCTCCGCGTGGTGTCCTATTG gttgGTCTTCCCGGAACAGGGAAAACCCTTCTTGCGAAGGCTGTCGCTGGGGAAGCTGAAGTCCCCTTCATTAGTTGCTCTGCAAGTGAGTTTGTAGAGCTGTATGTCGGCATGGGCGCCTCACGTGTAAGGGATCTTTTTGCACGGGCCAAGAAGGAAGCTCCATCAATTATATTTATTGATGAG ATAGATGCTGTGGCAAAAAGCCGTGATGGTAAATTCCGAGTCGGCAACAACGACGAACGGGAGCAAACTTTGAATCAGTTGCTTACG GAGATGGATGGTTTTGATAGCAACTCTGCGGTTATCGTTCTTGGAGCTACAAATCGTGCCGATGTCTTAGACCCGGCCCTGCGTCGTCCTGGGAGATTTGATCGTGTTGTTACG GTGGAAACGCCAGACAAAATTGGAAGAGAATCCATTTTGAGAGTCCATGTGTCAAAGAAAGAGCTTCCTTTGGGACATGATGTCAACCTTGGTAATATTGCCTCAATGACCACTGGTTTTACGGG GGCAGACCTTGCAAACTTGGTAAATGAGGCTGCCTTGCTAGCTGGAAGACAGAACAAGGGGACTGTTGAGAAAATTGACTTCATTCAAGCTGTGGAGCGATCAATAGCG GGCATAGAGAAAAAATCTGCAAGACTAAAAGGCAATGAGAAGGCAGTGGTTGCAAGGCATGAAGCTGGGCATGCAGTGGTTGGTACTGCTGTTGCAAATCTTCTTACTGGACAGCCACGCGTGGAg AAATTAAGCATATTGCCAAGAACAGGAGGGGCATTGGGATTTACATATATTCCTCCTACCAGTGAAGACAGATATTTGCTCTTCATTGATGAGCTGCTTGGACGTCTGGTTACCCTTCTTGGAGGTCGTGCAGCCGAAGAAGTTGTATACTCAGGGCGTATATCAACAGGTGCCTTTGATGATATAAGGCGGGCGACTGATATGGCATACAAGGCCGTAGCTGAATATGGTCTTAACCAAAAAATCGGACCTGTGTCTGTGGCTACACTTTCTGGTGGTGGGATTGACGACTCTGGAGGCTCACCATGGGGAAGAGATCAG GGGAAACTAGTTGATCTTGTTCAAAAAGAAGTGACAATTTTGTTACAATCTGCTCTCGATGTTGCACTGTCTGTTGTACGCGCTAATCCAGAGGTATTGGAAGGGCTTGGTGCTCAACTTGAAG agaaagagaaagtaGAGGGTGAAGAACTGCAGAAGTGGTTAAGTATGGTGGTTGCACCAGAAGAACTCGCAGTCTTTGTCAAAGGAAAGCAAGAGCTTCTACTCCCGGCACAAGCTAGCTCCAGTTAA
- the LOC104711177 gene encoding uncharacterized protein LOC104711177: protein MVSSLLSFAPATVRVYATGAKGASGPAKEEKNPLDFVLGFMTKQDQFYETDPILKKVEEKQATRSSGTTSGRGATKSSGTTSGRGSVRGGKNSAPTPVAPKKNEGGFGGLGGLFKK from the coding sequence ATGGTTTCTTCACTTCTGTCATTTGCTCCGGCCACCGTCAGGGTTTACGCCACAGGCGCAAAGGGAGCTTCAGGCCCCgcaaaggaggagaagaatccCCTCGACTTTGTTCTTGGGTTTATGACAAAGCAAGATCAGTTCTACGAGACTGATCCAATTCTCaagaaggtggaggagaagCAAGCTACCAGAAGCAGTGGCACTACCAGTGGCAGAGGAGCTACCAAAAGCAGTGGCACTACCAGTGGCAGAGGAAGCGTTCGCGGTGGTAAGAACTCAGCTCCAACGCCTGTTGCCCCGAAGAAGAACGAAGGTGGATTTGGTGGCTTAGGTGGCctcttcaaaaaataa
- the LOC104711178 gene encoding uncharacterized protein LOC104711178, with amino-acid sequence MEVKVATTTSFHWSGHHTAIPQCPSFSQTLTSSKRRRSSRGRAGDASSVVGGSLSCQSRLKPSTFLGTQSGKLNRSKSCELWQFSKVTTTTTDVVKRNNSPLRRVCSASSGFFSDEAFSVKMQELASQFRIAGQDDEEENKHKSEPVGTRRFGSVKLLQESVPGLASLEAPWAEMVNHSSIERKANSVDLPLSLRIIKRKLQEEALKEASASSYCSINRAFSSMVFMFEELHSFALQTRVGVLRQVKKEMHASLLWIFQRVFSQTPTLMVYVMVLLANYTVHSVASNLPIAACPPDSETKDVPLGSKGTDQTHQRIDFSSFKESSVSGRDGKGIDESKWLGSISFDKGSHLPTHRDSVSGEGMREEELSLWNSMVEVANRMQDSPIDRDMRLSFVSPVSARIELDDYANYTRTELLYKIGLAQEPNNHLLLANYAQFLSLVTQDYDRAENCFKKAIESEDVDAEAYSKYAIFLWKVRDDLWAAEENFLEAISADPTNSFYAANYANFLWQTGGEETCFPLESSESPQEMA; translated from the exons ATGGAGGTGAAAGTAGCTACCACGACGTCGTTTCATTGGTCAGGACATCACACGGCGATTCCTCAATGTCCGTCGTTTTCTCAAACCCTAACTTCCTCTAAACGCCGTCGTTCTTCTCGTGGAAGAGCCGGAGATGCCTCCTCCGTTGTTGGAGGTTCTTTATCTTGTCAGAGCAGACTGAAACCTTCCACGTTTCTTGGAACACAATCTGGGAAGCTTAACCGATCTAAATCTTGTGAGCTTTGGCAATTCTCTaaggtaacaacaacaacaacagatgtGGTCAAGAGAAATAATAGTCCGTTAAGGAGAGTTTGTAGTGCGAGCTCTGGTTTCTTCTCGGACGAAGCCTTCTCTGTAAAGATGCAGGAGTTAGCTTCACAATTCAGGATTGCAGGTCAagatgacgaagaagagaacaaacacaaatcagAACCAGTAGGTACTCGTAGATTTGGTTCTGTGAAGCTATTACAAGAGTCTGTTCCGGGTTTAGCTTCTCTTGAGGCACCATGGGCAGAGATGGTTAACCATTCAAGCATTGAGCGTAAGGCAAACAGTGTTGATTTGCCTCTGTCGCTTAGGATAATAAAGAGGAAGCTACAAGAAGAAGCGCTTAAAGAAGCTAGTGCATCTAGTTATTGTTCTATCAATAGAGCTTTTTCTTCTATGGTTTTCATGTTTGAGGAGCTACATAGCTTTGCGTTGCAGACTAGGGTGGGTGTTCTTAGGCAGGTTAAGAAGGAGATGCATGCTTCTTTGCTTTGGATTTTCCAACGCGTGTTCTCTCAGACACCTACTTTGATGGTTTATGTGATGGTTCTATTGGCTAACTACACTGTGCATTCAGTTGCATCAAACCTACCTATTGCAGCATGTCCTCCAGACTCAGAGACAAAAGACGTGCCATTGGGTAGTAAAGGTACAGATCAGACGCATCAAAGGattgatttttcttcatttaaGGAGTCTAGTGTAAGTGGAAGAGATGGTAAAGGGATTGATGAGTCCAAATGGTTAGGTTCGATCAGTTTTGACAAGGGCTCCCACTTACCGACACATCGAGACTCGGTTTCAGGAGAAGGGATGAGAGAGGAGGAGCTGAGTCTGTGGAATTCTATGGTTGAAGTAGCAAATCGAATGCAGGATTCCCCTATTGACCGTGACATGAGATTGAGCTTTGTTTCACCGGTCAGTGCAAGGATTGAATTGGATGATTATGCCAATTACACTAGAACAGAGCTTTTATATAAGATAGGTTTGGCTCAAGAGCCGAACAACCATCTGCTCCTAGCTAACTACGCTCAGTTCCTTTCCCTCGTTACTCAAGACTACGACAG AGCGGAGAACTGCTTCAAGAAAGCCATAGAGTCAGAAGATGTAGATGCGGAAGCGTACAGCAAATATGCTATCTTCCTGTGGAAAGTTCGGGACGATCTCTGGGCGGCTGAGGAGAACTTTCTAGAAGCTATATCTGCAGACCCTACCAACTCCTTCTACGCCGCCAACTACGCCAACTTCCTCTGGCAAACGGGTGGTGAAGAAACATGCTTCCCATTAGAATCGTCTGAGTCTCCTCAGGAAATGGCTTAG